A stretch of the Streptomyces sp. NBC_01428 genome encodes the following:
- a CDS encoding aldehyde dehydrogenase family protein, giving the protein MSAVEKSEQRRLSVFKTYKLYVGGKFPRSESGRVYEVTDSKGTWLANAPQSSRKDARDAVVAARKAFGGWSGATAYNRGQVLYRVAEMLEGRREQFAREVAEAEGLSKAKAAAVVDAAIDRWVWYAGWTDKIAQVVGGANPVAGPYFNLSSPEPTGVVTVLAPQESSFLGLVSVIAPVIATGNTVIVIASETSPLPALSLGEVLATSDVPGGVVNILSGRTAEIAAPLAAHQDVNAIDLAGADEELAKELEIAAADNLKRVLRPQAVDYARTPGTERLTAFLETKTVWHPTGALGVSGSSY; this is encoded by the coding sequence ATGAGCGCAGTCGAGAAGTCCGAGCAGCGGCGTCTGAGCGTGTTCAAGACCTACAAGCTGTACGTGGGGGGCAAGTTCCCGCGTTCCGAGAGCGGCCGGGTGTACGAGGTGACCGACTCGAAGGGCACGTGGCTGGCCAACGCCCCGCAGTCCTCGCGCAAGGACGCCCGGGACGCGGTCGTCGCCGCGCGCAAGGCGTTCGGCGGCTGGTCCGGCGCCACGGCGTACAACCGCGGCCAGGTCCTCTACCGCGTCGCGGAGATGCTGGAGGGCCGCCGGGAGCAGTTCGCCCGTGAGGTGGCGGAGGCCGAGGGCCTGTCGAAGGCGAAGGCGGCGGCCGTCGTCGACGCGGCGATCGACCGGTGGGTCTGGTACGCGGGCTGGACGGACAAGATCGCCCAGGTCGTGGGCGGCGCGAACCCGGTGGCGGGCCCGTACTTCAACCTGTCGTCCCCGGAGCCGACCGGTGTCGTCACGGTGCTGGCACCGCAGGAGTCGTCGTTCCTCGGCCTGGTCTCGGTGATCGCCCCGGTGATCGCCACCGGCAACACGGTGATCGTGATCGCGAGCGAGACGTCCCCGCTCCCGGCGCTGTCGCTGGGTGAGGTGCTGGCCACCTCCGACGTGCCCGGCGGTGTCGTGAACATCCTGTCCGGCAGGACCGCGGAGATCGCGGCCCCGCTGGCCGCGCACCAGGACGTCAACGCGATCGACCTGGCCGGAGCGGACGAGGAACTGGCCAAGGAGCTGGAGATCGCCGCCGCGGACAACCTGAAGCGCGTCCTCCGTCCACAGGCTGTGGATTACGCGCGCACTCCCGGCACCGAGCGCCTGACGGCGTTCCTGGAGACGAAGACGGTCTGGCACCCGACGGGCGCCCTGGGCGTCTCGGGTTCCTCGTACTGA
- a CDS encoding uridine kinase family protein, with translation MGSHPPIPTRVVLLCGPSGSGKSLLAADSGLPVLRLDDFYKEATDPTLPQVEGSEDIDWDHPLSWDADTAVAAIEELCRTGRTDIPVYDISLSARTGAETLRMERTPVFIAEGIFAAEIVERCRELGVLADALCLSRGAVTTFRRRFVRDLREGRKSVPFLVRRGWRLMRTERSIVARQAALGAHPCDKAEALGRLTAAAAGRRTPSHRTAA, from the coding sequence TTGGGCTCCCACCCCCCGATACCCACCCGCGTGGTGCTGCTCTGCGGTCCCTCCGGCTCCGGGAAGTCCCTTCTCGCAGCCGACTCCGGGCTCCCCGTGCTGCGTCTCGACGACTTCTACAAGGAAGCCACGGACCCGACACTGCCCCAGGTCGAGGGCAGCGAGGACATCGACTGGGACCACCCGCTGTCCTGGGACGCCGACACCGCGGTCGCCGCCATCGAGGAACTGTGCCGCACGGGACGTACGGACATCCCCGTGTACGACATCTCGCTGAGCGCCCGGACCGGCGCCGAGACCCTGCGCATGGAGCGCACCCCGGTGTTCATCGCGGAGGGGATCTTCGCCGCCGAGATCGTCGAGCGCTGCCGTGAACTCGGCGTCCTCGCCGACGCGCTGTGCCTGTCGCGGGGCGCTGTGACCACGTTCCGGCGCCGCTTCGTGCGGGACCTCAGGGAGGGCCGCAAGTCGGTGCCGTTCCTGGTGCGCCGCGGCTGGCGGCTGATGCGCACGGAGCGTTCCATCGTGGCCCGCCAGGCGGCGCTGGGCGCGCACCCCTGCGACAAGGCAGAGGCACTGGGCCGGCTGACCGCCGCGGCGGCCGGACGCCGGACGCCCTCGCACCGCACGGCGGCCTAG
- a CDS encoding SigE family RNA polymerase sigma factor, translated as MNTLHSTITGAVVTRLHDVNRAAEKSGAVIGRGCDRGAGRQHTVHMKVVDARTGENTTAATAVGTTGGKAHGGAAYGEVSGERHSLSEAEFTAYVQERRASLYATAYHLTGDRFEAEDLLQSALFSTYRAWDRITDKAAVGGYLRRTMTNLHISAWRRRKLNEYPTEELPETPGDTDAMRGTELRAVLWQALARLPELQRTMLVLRYYEGRTDPEIAEILDISVGTVKSSIWRSLRRMREDEVLSFGRDEEESFGELVA; from the coding sequence ATGAACACACTGCACAGCACGATTACTGGCGCGGTTGTCACGCGGCTCCACGACGTCAACCGGGCTGCGGAGAAGTCCGGCGCCGTGATCGGGCGGGGGTGCGATCGCGGCGCCGGGCGTCAGCACACCGTGCACATGAAGGTGGTTGACGCCCGCACGGGGGAGAACACCACGGCGGCCACCGCCGTGGGCACGACCGGGGGGAAGGCTCACGGGGGAGCCGCGTACGGGGAGGTCTCGGGGGAGCGTCACTCGCTGTCGGAAGCGGAGTTCACCGCTTACGTCCAGGAGCGCCGCGCCTCCCTGTACGCAACCGCCTACCACCTGACCGGTGACCGCTTCGAGGCCGAGGACCTGCTGCAGAGCGCGCTGTTCTCGACGTACCGGGCCTGGGACCGGATCACCGACAAGGCCGCGGTCGGGGGCTACCTCCGCCGCACGATGACGAACCTGCACATCAGCGCGTGGCGCCGCCGCAAGCTGAACGAGTACCCGACCGAGGAACTGCCGGAGACGCCCGGCGACACGGACGCGATGCGCGGCACCGAACTGCGCGCCGTCCTGTGGCAGGCGCTCGCCCGGCTGCCCGAACTCCAGCGCACGATGCTGGTCCTCCGTTACTACGAGGGCCGCACCGACCCGGAGATCGCGGAGATCCTCGACATCAGTGTCGGCACGGTGAAGTCCAGCATCTGGCGCTCGCTGCGCCGGATGCGCGAGGACGAGGTCCTCAGCTTCGGCCGTGACGAGGAGGAGTCCTTCGGGGAGCTTGTCGCCTGA
- the afsQ1 gene encoding two-component system response regulator AfsQ1 produces MPSLLLIEDDDAIRTALELSLTRQGHRVATAATGEDGLKLLREQRPDLIVLDVMLPGIDGFEVCRRIRRTDQLPIILLTARSDDIDVVVGLESGADDYVVKPVQGRVLDARIRAVLRRGEREANDSASFGSLVIDRAAMTVTKNGEDLQLTPTELRLLLELSRRPGQALSRQQLLRLVWEHDYLGDSRLVDACVQRLRAKVEDVPSSPTLIRTVRGVGYRLDNPQ; encoded by the coding sequence GTGCCTTCCCTGTTGCTGATCGAGGACGACGACGCCATCCGTACGGCCCTGGAGCTCTCTTTGACGCGCCAGGGACACCGTGTGGCCACCGCTGCCACCGGAGAGGACGGGCTGAAGCTGTTGCGCGAGCAGCGGCCGGACCTGATCGTGCTGGACGTGATGCTGCCCGGCATCGACGGCTTCGAGGTGTGCCGTCGCATCCGGCGCACCGACCAGCTGCCGATCATCCTGCTGACCGCACGCAGCGACGACATCGACGTCGTGGTCGGGCTGGAGTCCGGTGCCGACGACTACGTGGTCAAGCCGGTGCAGGGACGGGTGCTCGACGCCCGGATCCGTGCCGTGCTGCGCCGTGGCGAGCGGGAGGCGAACGACTCGGCGTCGTTCGGCTCGCTGGTCATCGACCGCGCCGCCATGACGGTCACGAAGAACGGTGAGGACCTGCAACTGACGCCCACCGAGCTGCGGTTGCTCCTGGAGCTGAGCCGCAGGCCCGGACAGGCGCTGTCCCGCCAGCAGCTGCTGCGGCTGGTGTGGGAGCACGACTACCTGGGCGACTCCCGGCTGGTCGACGCCTGTGTGCAGCGGCTGCGCGCCAAGGTGGAGGACGTGCCCTCGTCGCCCACCCTGATCCGTACCGTGCGGGGCGTCGGCTACCGGCTGGACAATCCTCAGTGA